One Halalkalicoccus subterraneus genomic window carries:
- a CDS encoding Single-stranded DNA binding protein produces the protein MSVDERAEALASDLGIDKEEVKQDLENLVSYSVPMDEAVQSLRRKYGGGGGSEPESKAIGEITTGDSNVTVTARVLTAGKRSIRYQGNEQTITEGVLADSSGTIDYTAWEEFGLSPGDTITAGNAGVREWDGQPELNLGESTSLAFEDEPVEVPHEIGGERDLESVEPGGRGLTVEARVLEVETRTIDGRDGETEILSGVLGDESARLPFTDWEPREEIREGADLRFENVYIREFRGAPSVNCSEFTTVSALGHEISVSDSAPRRPIGEAVESGGAFDVELVGTIVAVRDGSGLIQRCPECGRMVQKGQCRSHGQVDGEDDLRVKGILDDGTGTVTAILGTDLTREIYGGDIDDAREQARDAMDQEVVADSIRERLVGREYSVRGSLSVDEYGANLNASEFHEVDEPPAERAAALLAEVGQ, from the coding sequence ATGAGCGTAGACGAACGTGCCGAGGCGCTCGCCTCCGACCTCGGTATCGACAAAGAGGAGGTCAAGCAGGATCTCGAAAACCTCGTCTCCTACAGCGTGCCGATGGACGAGGCCGTCCAGAGCCTCCGCCGGAAGTATGGCGGCGGCGGGGGAAGCGAACCCGAATCGAAGGCGATCGGCGAGATCACCACCGGTGACTCGAACGTCACCGTCACCGCGCGGGTGCTGACCGCCGGCAAGCGGTCGATCCGCTATCAGGGCAACGAGCAGACCATCACCGAGGGGGTGCTGGCCGATTCGAGTGGGACGATCGATTACACCGCCTGGGAGGAGTTCGGCCTCTCGCCGGGCGATACGATCACCGCCGGCAACGCCGGCGTTCGGGAGTGGGACGGCCAGCCCGAACTCAACCTGGGCGAGTCGACGTCGCTCGCCTTCGAGGACGAACCCGTAGAGGTACCCCACGAGATCGGCGGCGAACGGGACCTCGAAAGCGTCGAACCCGGCGGCCGGGGACTGACCGTCGAGGCCCGCGTGCTGGAGGTCGAGACCCGAACCATCGACGGGCGGGACGGCGAGACCGAGATCCTCTCGGGCGTACTCGGCGACGAGAGTGCCCGGCTTCCCTTCACCGACTGGGAGCCCCGCGAGGAGATCCGCGAGGGTGCGGATCTACGCTTCGAGAACGTCTACATCCGCGAGTTCCGGGGTGCACCCTCCGTGAACTGCTCGGAGTTCACGACCGTTTCGGCGCTCGGGCACGAGATCTCGGTGAGCGACTCGGCGCCTCGACGGCCCATCGGCGAGGCGGTCGAAAGCGGCGGGGCGTTCGACGTCGAGTTGGTGGGGACGATCGTCGCGGTCCGCGACGGTTCGGGGCTGATCCAGCGCTGTCCCGAGTGCGGTCGAATGGTCCAGAAGGGTCAGTGTCGCAGCCACGGCCAGGTCGACGGCGAGGACGACCTCCGGGTGAAGGGAATTCTCGACGACGGGACCGGTACCGTGACCGCGATCCTGGGGACCGACCTGACCCGCGAGATCTACGGCGGGGACATCGACGACGCGCGCGAGCAGGCCCGCGACGCGATGGATCAGGAGGTCGTCGCGGATTCGATCCGCGAACGGCTCGTGGGACGTGAGTATTCGGTGAGAGGGTCGCTGAGCGTCGACGAGTACGGCGCGAACCTCAACGCAAGCGAGTTCCATGAGGTCGACGAGCCGCCGGCCGAGCGCGCGGCGGCGCTGCTCGCGGAGGTGGGTCAATGA
- a CDS encoding 2,5-diamino-6-(ribosylamino)-4(3H)-pyrimidinone 5'-phosphate reductase, with amino-acid sequence MHVLVNAATSADGKLSSRRREQIAISGPDDFDRVDSLRAESDAVMVGIGTVLADDPHLTVDASSSAARTERGEPPQPARVVADSRARTPPDARIADDAARTYLLASESAPTERVERLEARGVRIIVAGDERVALEPAFDQLAAEGIERVMVEGGGELISSLFEAGLVDELSVFVGPTIIGGRNAPTLADGEGFVEGFPALSLESVERLDDGVVLRWRV; translated from the coding sequence ATGCACGTCCTCGTCAACGCCGCGACCAGCGCCGACGGAAAGCTCTCCAGCCGGCGGCGCGAACAGATCGCGATCAGCGGTCCCGACGACTTCGATCGGGTCGATTCCCTGAGAGCCGAGTCCGACGCCGTGATGGTCGGGATCGGCACCGTACTGGCCGATGATCCCCACCTCACGGTCGATGCGTCCAGCAGCGCCGCCCGCACCGAGCGCGGCGAACCGCCCCAGCCGGCCCGCGTGGTCGCCGACTCGCGGGCGCGCACACCACCCGACGCCCGAATCGCCGACGACGCCGCGAGGACCTATCTGCTCGCCAGCGAGAGTGCCCCTACTGAACGAGTCGAGCGCCTCGAGGCGCGGGGCGTTCGGATCATCGTCGCGGGCGACGAACGGGTCGCACTCGAACCGGCGTTCGATCAACTGGCTGCCGAGGGGATCGAACGAGTGATGGTCGAAGGTGGGGGCGAACTCATCTCCTCGCTGTTCGAGGCCGGACTGGTCGACGAACTATCGGTTTTCGTCGGACCGACGATCATCGGCGGTCGCAACGCGCCGACGCTGGCCGACGGCGAGGGCTTCGTCGAGGGATTTCCGGCGCTCTCGCTCGAGTCCGTCGAACGGCTCGATGACGGCGTTGTGCTCCGCTGGCGGGTCTGA
- a CDS encoding bacterio-opsin activator domain-containing protein — protein MSTDRLLERAIDEAPIGITIADANEPDNPLIYLNDAFERLTGYPKDETLGTNCRFLQGEGTTEEPVRAMREAIADREAISVELRNYRKDGTEFWNQVDIAPLHDGEEVSHFVGFQTDITARKRAEFEVERRIEEVERERRKLEEVLERIDGLLEDITRTLVGATTREGIEREVCDRLTTDDAYETAWIGERLPTREAVVPSTWAGSIDLADASFPMDRSNPVGEAISTGRARFVAGLEGAADGMGGTIAAIPLVSGETGYGVLVVGTTQSATFDDHERVVLQSIGRAIANACNTLESRRILTADSAVELAFDLGTEDLFFVSLSARADCRFEYEGSATDGDSLLFLTVDGVDPERVDELAAEYPELVEATVLTANASSALVEFRLSGVSLVTKLANRGVRIRSMRAEGGTGRIRLLVPGGVGSRSVVELVTDSCPDATLVSSHEHDRPPQTDKEYRLSVAAELTDRQLLSLRKAYVSGYFDPTRRITGDEIADSMGISRSTFHQHLRAAERKLLAEFFDRGLPD, from the coding sequence ATGAGCACGGATCGGTTGCTCGAGCGGGCGATCGACGAGGCCCCGATCGGGATCACGATCGCGGACGCGAACGAACCCGACAACCCGCTGATCTATCTCAACGACGCCTTCGAGCGGCTGACTGGCTATCCGAAGGACGAAACGCTCGGCACCAACTGTCGGTTCCTCCAGGGCGAAGGCACCACCGAGGAACCGGTCCGGGCGATGCGTGAGGCGATCGCGGATCGGGAGGCGATCTCCGTTGAACTCAGGAACTACCGCAAGGACGGCACGGAGTTCTGGAACCAGGTCGACATCGCCCCGCTCCACGACGGCGAGGAGGTGAGCCACTTCGTCGGCTTCCAGACCGACATCACCGCCCGAAAGCGCGCGGAGTTCGAGGTCGAACGCCGAATCGAGGAGGTCGAACGCGAGCGCCGAAAGCTGGAAGAGGTACTCGAACGGATCGACGGTCTGCTCGAGGACATCACCCGGACGCTCGTGGGCGCGACCACCCGGGAGGGGATCGAACGGGAGGTCTGTGACCGACTGACGACCGACGACGCCTACGAGACGGCCTGGATCGGCGAGCGTCTCCCGACCCGCGAGGCGGTCGTCCCGTCGACGTGGGCCGGGTCGATCGACCTCGCCGACGCCAGCTTCCCGATGGACCGATCGAACCCGGTGGGGGAGGCGATTTCGACCGGTAGAGCGCGGTTCGTCGCCGGCTTGGAGGGGGCGGCGGACGGGATGGGAGGAACCATCGCCGCGATCCCGCTCGTCTCCGGGGAAACGGGCTACGGGGTGCTCGTCGTGGGGACGACGCAGTCGGCGACGTTCGACGACCACGAGCGAGTCGTCCTGCAGTCGATCGGTCGGGCCATCGCGAACGCGTGCAACACCCTCGAAAGCCGGCGGATCCTGACCGCCGACAGTGCCGTCGAACTCGCCTTCGACCTCGGTACCGAGGACCTCTTTTTCGTCTCCCTGTCGGCGCGTGCGGACTGTCGGTTCGAGTACGAGGGGTCGGCCACCGACGGCGACTCGCTGTTGTTTCTCACCGTCGACGGCGTCGATCCGGAGCGGGTCGACGAACTGGCGGCTGAGTACCCGGAGCTCGTCGAAGCGACCGTTCTGACGGCGAACGCCAGTTCGGCCCTCGTCGAGTTCCGCCTCTCGGGCGTTTCGCTCGTGACGAAACTGGCCAATCGAGGCGTTCGGATCCGCTCGATGCGCGCGGAGGGCGGCACGGGACGGATCCGCCTGCTCGTCCCCGGCGGCGTGGGTTCGCGCTCGGTCGTCGAACTCGTGACCGACTCGTGTCCTGACGCGACGCTCGTCTCCTCGCACGAACACGACCGGCCGCCCCAGACCGATAAGGAGTACCGTCTGTCGGTCGCAGCCGAACTCACCGATCGCCAGCTGCTGTCGCTACGGAAGGCCTACGTCAGCGGCTACTTCGACCCGACCCGCCGGATCACGGGCGACGAGATCGCCGATTCGATGGGGATCAGCCGCTCGACGTTCCACCAACACCTCCGGGCGGCCGAGCGAAAACTGCTGGCCGAGTTCTTCGATCGCGGATTACCCGACTAG